GCTGTATGCATCCATAATCCAGGCCATCGTCTGTGCGTCTGTCCCCATGTCTGGAGCCGGGATGTCCCGGGTGGGGCCGATGACGTCACGGATCTCCTGAGTGAACCGGCGAGTGAGTCGTTCCTTCTCATCTGGTCTCAATTCCTTCGGATTGACGACGACACCACCTTTCGCACCCCCGAACGGAATATCCATCACTGCGCACTTCCAGGTCATCCACATTGCGAGCCCGACGCATTCGTCACGCGTAACATCGGGGTGGTATCTGAGTCCACCCTTGTAGGGACCACGCACGCTATCGTGTTGTGCCCGGTAGCCGGTGAAAACTTCGACAGTGCCGTCGTCACGCTCGACCGGTACCTTGACCTCGTGGACTTTCGCAGGATATTTGAGCCGTTCGACGACATTCGGGTTGAGGTCTAAATGGGTGGCTGCATGCGCGAGCTGCCGACGGGCCGTTTCGAGGGCTGATTCGAATTCGGTCGGTTCGGCCCGCTCCTGCTCTTGAGGTGAATGTGCTACCATGGGTTATTCGATTGGCGTCTGCCGGTTTCGCATGTCACTTCCACAGTCGTCACAGCTACCAGGATTCGTTTCAGCGATAACAATCGTTCCACAGCTGAAGCACTCGTATGCCGACTCGTCCTTGGTGTCGTAATCTACGTCTCTCATCCCTCACGTTCGACTACAAAAGACAACAGAATCAAGATCTCTATTGAATAACGAAGTGAATCCAAAATTGGGGGTTTGTTATTGAACTAGTTGAGGTCGCCCTTATACCGTGGCTGGTGCAGTGGGTACTCCGATATCGTCGAACAGCGTCGAGAACAGCTTTCGCTGGACCGTTCGGGCGTGCTGATAGAACGCCGGTGGTGAAATCCCCAACGTGGCCGCGACCTCTTCGCCAGTACTCTCGCGTGGCGACTCGAAGAATCCACTATAGTATGCCGTCTGAAGGACTTCGAGTTGGCGATCAGTTAATCGCTCGAGAAATCTCGAATAGAGGTCCTCCGTCGACGAACGGTCGAGTGTTTGCTTCGACCGTAGGTCGACGGTCGAGAACGACTCAGTCACGAGATCCGTAATGGGGCGGACGTCGACACTCTCTGGGACATCGATGACGAGCACTGTCCCTGTCTCGTCGACCGTTGCGCTCCGGAGAACGGCACCGTGGTCGGCCAATTCGAGTGCGAGAAATGGCTGAGATAGCCGGAGCCGGAGCACGCCGTCGGTCCCATCCGCACTGACTCGCTGTACCTCCTCGATGGCGACAAGGTCCATTGCGACCTGCTCGACGATATCCATCTCGGCCCCTTCGACGGTCACGAAGACATAGCTCCCCACGTCGGTCTGTTGGACGCCCCCTTGATAAGAGAGCGTACACTCCGCCTCCTGCGCAAGCCGCGAAAGCACGAACGTCGGGTCGTCGATTTCGAACTCGAATCGCGTCACCGACGTGGTGAGCAAGGCGTTTTTCCGCTCGATTGCACTCGTCGCGGAGGCGATCGTTTCACCGAGTTCCGCGAGCACCTCTTGGGACATCTCGTCGAACGCATTCTGCGTTTTCGCATAGACAGTGAGCACACCGTACGACAGTTCGTCGTAGGCGAGGGGCACGCTCAACACCGACAGGTAGTCCCGAGCCACGGCTTCCTTTCGCCACGCTTCCTGTCGGAGTTGGGCAGCGACGTTCGTCACCATCGTCACCTCTCGCGTCGCCGCCGTCCGGCCCGCCGGTTCTGTCTCTGATTCGTCGACGGCGACCGACACACTGTCCAGATAGCCCTGCTCGTTGCCAGCCCACGCTCGTGGTTCGATGGTGTCGGTGATGGCGTCGACGACGCCAATCCAGGCGAAGCTGAATCTATCGTCTGCCGTCAGGAGTTCACAGACCGCGTGGTCGATCTCCGCCCGCGTCTCCGCCTGGACGAGTGCCTGATCGATTTCCCGAATGATCTCGTTGGTACGGTTCAGGGCGGTAAGATGGGCGTTCTGTTGCTGGAGTTCCCGGTCCTGTTCGCGCAGTTGACTCTCCCGGCTGACGCGATCGAGCGCTGCTTCGGCCGTTGCAGCGAGGAGGTCGGCGAGTTCCCGTGTCACAGCGTCGAATCGGCTGACATCGGGAGAGCCCGCAATGAAGACGCCGTGGTCGCCGAGCGGGATGTACGCGGCACTCCGAATGTCGGTCGCCCGGTTGTCGAGCCGGTCGCAATCGTGTACGTCGTCGAAAAAGAGCGATTCGTCCTCGAGGAAGCTGTACCCGGTGAGTTCGGTACCGTCGGCATGCACTGTCGGAAGGGGACCGTTCAACTGCTCCATCGCAGCCGACTGGGCGGCTGGAGTGAGGTTGTTCTCGTCTGTATCGAAGAGATAGACAGCACTCGCGTCGATATCGAGGACGCCTGGCGTGTCATCGACGATGTGCTGGGCGATCTCTTGTTTCGTCTCGGCGTAGAGGAAATCCCGTGCCGTCTCCTGGAGCGTCGCCAGCGCCACCTCACGTTGCTTGCGCTTCGTGATATCACGACAGCTGTACAGGAGGGTGCCGTCCTGTATCGACACCTCCCGGACGTTGACCAGCAGCGTGTGTTCACGACCGGCCTTGTCCGTGGCCGTACACTCGATGTTTTTCAACACGCCCTCTTCGGCGAGTTCCTCGCGGTCGAAGAGGTCCTCGCCAAGGAGTTCGTCGACCGTTCCCAGCTCACGGATTTCGTCGGCGGTGTAGCCGAAAATAAAGTGGACGTTGGGACAGACGTAGGTGTAGTCACCCTCCTCGTTCGTGATGAGGACCGTATCGGTCATGTTGTTGAGGGTGACGCGATGGAGTTCTTCGGACTGGCGAAGGTCTCGTTCGAGGCTGACCCGCTCAGTGATGTCGACTCCCTCAACGACGATGGAGACAACCTCACCACGTTCAGCCCGCACGGGGCGGGCAGAGAGATCGATGACGTGTGGTTTCTCGACAGCGGGCGATTGCGTAACGACCGCGTTTCCGAACGTGCCTCCAAGGGCCTGTTCGGTGATCCGGTGGACATCTCCTTGCAGGCCGTCCGTCTCACTCCACCACGGAAGCGTCCAGAACGGCTCTCCAACGAGCGTGTCGACGTCTGCGTCGATCATGTCACGGGCGGTCTGATTCACGCGAGCGAGCGCTCCATCTGGCTCGAGCACCCATGTTGCCGTCCGCGTATCGTGAAAGATTGCATCGAACTGCCGCGCTCGATCGCGCTGTGTGATGGCCCGCTGTGCGGACCGGACGCTCTGCTCGGTTCGTTCGAGTAGTTCGTCGAGCATCTCGTCGGATGGCTCGCGGAACGCGACGTAATCCGTGACGCCGGCCGCGACGGCTTCGCTCGCGACAGCCTCACTTCCAGCGGCCGTACACAGGATCACGGGGAGCGTTGCGGTTTCGGCACGAACCGATTCGATGAGCTGGATGCCCGTCGAGTCGTCGAACTCGTAATCAGTGACGATACAATCGACTGGCTCATTGTGGAGGACGTCCAGCGCCTCGTCGATGGTTGGAATCGTCTGGACGGACACCTCAATACGTGTCTCCAGGGTGTCAGCGAAGTCCTGTACCCACCCAGTCGTCCCAACGAGAAGTACACGGGTCGACTGTAACATGCTGGACGGAGGCGACATACCTGAAAATGTGGTGTCCGGGGGGTTCAATATATCGCCCACTGAGTAGCACGGCGTTTAGCTCTGCGTACATTCGAGTGGGACGGAAAAGACTCCAAAGCAAAAGCTGAAACGGTTGTAATCTATGTCTTTGAACGGTCTTAGTGGAGCTTGGGATGCTGTGAAGTACACTCTGTGGATAGACTAGCGTTTCTCAGACAGCTCATAGACAAACAACGTGTGTCAGGAAGTATTTGTTATTCAACCCTCAGCGGTATGGGTGTCACCACTCTTCTAGTAAACAATGCGTACTCGAGGATTGGCAAATCCTGAGATAGGAACCACTGGTAGTATCTCTCTCCAGAATAACGTCGTGGAGGATGCATCTCTGATAGGTGAGATGGGTTTCGGCTCGCTGTTGTCGACGTGGACACTGACATCGGCACGATGACCGGGCGGCCCGAGAGCGGAACATCGACCGTCAGTGAGGAGTTGGCTACCGTGGAGAGCAACTGGAAGACGTGGGGACTCGTTGGCGGGGTAAGCCTCATTTCGACCGGACTAGCGGCCTACGAGATCGTCCCTGCGAGCGTGACACCGATCATTCGTGACTCACTGCAGATCGGCCCGACGGCCTCTGGATTCCTCGTGGGAATCATGTTCGGGACGGCCGTCGTTGCAAGCCTTCCCGCCGGTGCAGTCCTCGACCGGACGAACACCAGGACGGCGATGGCCCTCGCAGTTCTCACACTGCTCGTCGCTGGCGTCTGGGGATGGACGGCCGGCCGGAGCGGTGATTACCGAGCCGTCATCGCGTCGCGAGCTGTCGGTGGCGTTGCGTACGTCGTGGTCTGGAACGCGGGCATAGATATCGTGAGTCGATCCGTAGAGGAGTCCCGGCGAGCGACTGCCGTCGGCGTGTTTACTGCCAGCGGGCCGATCGGATTCGCACTTGGACAGGGAACGGGCCCGCTCATCGCGGCGTGGTTCGGCTGGCCAGCGATCTTCCTTGCGTTCAACGGGGTTGCCCTCGTTGGATTAGCGCTGTTCTGGCCGACGAGCAGTGGGCTCGGATGCAGCAGCAGCTCCGCACCGTCGCTTACCGAGTTTGGCGATGTCCTCCGAAACAGGAACGTCTGGCTGGTCGGTGGCCTCGGCTTTCTCGGGTATTCGCTGTATCTATTCATCAACAGCTGGGGGTCTTCGTATCTCACTGAAGTGGTGGGACTCTCATTAGGCGTCAGCGGATTGGTCGTCGCCCTGTTTCCGGCGGTTGGTATCCTTGCACGGATGAGCAGTGGGGCACTTTCGGATCAACTATTCGCCGGTCGGAGGCAACCGGTTGTACTCGGATCGTTCTTCGTCGCGACACCACTCGTCATCGGGTTCACCTACTTCCGGTCGATCGCCGTACTCGTGGCGATGTTGCTCGTCGCCGGTTTTGCGATTCAGCTCATGCTCGGCCTTTCGTTCACCTACGTTCGGGAACTCGTCGATCCTCGGGTTGCCGCGACTGCCGTGGCATTCCAGACGAGCGTCGGGCTCGCAGGAGCGTTTCTCGCCCCGATAGCTGGCGGTGCCGTCGTGGATGCGGCGGGGTTCGATACCGCATTCCTCGTGGCCGGGGGTCTTGCAGCCCTTGGTATCGTGCTGGCGTGGTGGGCTCCAGAACCAGCAAACCAACAATTCGGCTAACCGCTTTCGGGTACGGTACTGAATGGACGCAACCCGGTAATCGTGACAGGAGAACAGGAGTGGCCCGTGTGATTTTAAAATGAGCAAAACCTCGTATTCTCGAAGGTACCTTTTTGGGGATTCTTGTCGGAAATTAGTGGAAGATGCCTACCAAATTATCTAGATTTCTCTGAGAGAAGTGCGCAACCCTGTCTAAAATCCCGTCATTCACTTTTCAGAGCCTGTATCGTATGATTTCGAGAGTGACGGGGATATCATCTGCAGAAGCATCAAACGAGCCAAAAATTTCCTTGGTTAGATGCTACCCAAGCCTGCTCACACTAGAGTACCAATACTCCCGAAATCGAGCGTTTCACTCCACCGTCAAACACAATTTTTGGCTCTGTTGAAATCCTCGGAGAGTTACAGGTTCACATAGTAGTCTAATCGTATGGAAGTCCTCCCGAAGTCGCGGTTGCTCCGGTTCGTTGAGCAGGCGTACCACTTGGCTCGGCGAGCTGTTGCCCGCTACTCCTCGAAGTTCTCGAAACGTCGCTACACACTCCACCAACACATCGTCTTGCTCTGCCTCAAAGTTCGGAAGAATACGACGTACCGGATGCTTCTTGACGAACTCATCGAGATGCCCCGGATTCGAAGAGCCATCGATCTTGAGGAACTCCCGTCGCCCTCAACGCTATGCAAAGCGTTCAACCGACTCGATATGGCAGTCTGGCGGGTTCTTCTTAATCTCTCAGTTACGCTTCTCCCAACCAACGGTGTCGTCGGGATTGACGCTTCCGGGTTCGACCGCAGTCATGCCTCGAAGCACTACACGAAGCGAACGAAGTTGACAATTCAGCAGTTGAAAGTCACGCTTCTCGTGGACACGAGAGTGAATGCTATCCTCGACGTACACGTGACGACAACACGAAAACACGACTCGAAGATTGCGCCGTCGCTCATCAAGCGGAATACCAGGAGAGTAGCGGTTCTCCTTGGCGACAAGGGATACGATGATCAGAAGATTCGTACGTTAGCCCGTGAGACTGGTGTTCGTCCGCTCATCAAGCACCGCGAGTTCTCGTCGCTTCACAGAGCGTGGAATGCTCGGTTGGATGCCGGTCTCTACGGTCAGCGCAGTCAGAACGAGACGGTGAACTCCCGTCTTAAACGGAAGTACGGTGCGTTCGTCCGCTCACGGTACTGGTGGAAGCAGTTCCGTGAACTCGTTGTCGGCTGTCTCACTCATAACATCGACAAGGCACTTTGAACGTTCGATATAGAGGGTGTACCTCACAGGCGAGTGAGAAACTCACTGATCTCCGTCAGTAGCGGTGTGACCGATACAGAGATCTCTTCTATTGGAGAGAAAACCCGGGTTCAAAATACATACATGGGTACTGGACACAGTACGACTAATGGAAGAAGATACGACACCCCGAGAGAAGGATAAACACGGGGCTGACTGGTATCGGACGCTCGTTGAGGAGGTAAATGATCTCGCAACAGTCGTTGATTCCGACGGGACGATAACCTACGTCAGTCCGGCTGTCACACGGGTGCTCGGCTACGACCCCGACGACTTGATTGGTCATGAAGGATACGAGTTTGTCCATCCCGAGGACCGAGAACGAAACGCCGACGCGATGGAGACAGTGCTCTCGGACCCATCTGAATCCGAGACTGTCGAGGTCCGATTCCGCCACGCCGACGGCTCGTGGCGCTGGATCGAAGCCACAATGCGGAATCGACTTGACGACGACATCATTGATGGGATTCTCCTCAGCAGTCGGGATATCACTGAACGAAAGGAGTACGAGGCCGAAGCCCGGGAACTTGCCGAAGAGTACGAAGCCCTGTTGAACAACGTCGAGGATGCTATCTTTCTCATCAACGTCGAAAAACGAGAGGAGAGTGTCCGATTTGAATTCGAACGCCTCAGTCCCTCCTACGAGCGGCAAACCGGAATTACGACGGAGGACGTACAGGGCCAGACACCGCGTGATGTGTTCGGCGAGGAGCAGGGGGCTGAGTTAGAAGCCAACTACCACCGCTGTGTCCACGCCGGCGAGCCTATCTCGTATCAAGAGGAGCTCCGGGTAGATGAGGGAGCACGTTTCTGGCAGACGAAACTCGCGCCGGTGGTCAATGACGGTGAAATCACGCGCCTGATTGG
The sequence above is a segment of the Halogranum gelatinilyticum genome. Coding sequences within it:
- a CDS encoding rubrerythrin-like domain-containing protein; its protein translation is MRDVDYDTKDESAYECFSCGTIVIAETNPGSCDDCGSDMRNRQTPIE
- a CDS encoding bacterio-opsin activator domain-containing protein; this encodes MSPPSSMLQSTRVLLVGTTGWVQDFADTLETRIEVSVQTIPTIDEALDVLHNEPVDCIVTDYEFDDSTGIQLIESVRAETATLPVILCTAAGSEAVASEAVAAGVTDYVAFREPSDEMLDELLERTEQSVRSAQRAITQRDRARQFDAIFHDTRTATWVLEPDGALARVNQTARDMIDADVDTLVGEPFWTLPWWSETDGLQGDVHRITEQALGGTFGNAVVTQSPAVEKPHVIDLSARPVRAERGEVVSIVVEGVDITERVSLERDLRQSEELHRVTLNNMTDTVLITNEEGDYTYVCPNVHFIFGYTADEIRELGTVDELLGEDLFDREELAEEGVLKNIECTATDKAGREHTLLVNVREVSIQDGTLLYSCRDITKRKQREVALATLQETARDFLYAETKQEIAQHIVDDTPGVLDIDASAVYLFDTDENNLTPAAQSAAMEQLNGPLPTVHADGTELTGYSFLEDESLFFDDVHDCDRLDNRATDIRSAAYIPLGDHGVFIAGSPDVSRFDAVTRELADLLAATAEAALDRVSRESQLREQDRELQQQNAHLTALNRTNEIIREIDQALVQAETRAEIDHAVCELLTADDRFSFAWIGVVDAITDTIEPRAWAGNEQGYLDSVSVAVDESETEPAGRTAATREVTMVTNVAAQLRQEAWRKEAVARDYLSVLSVPLAYDELSYGVLTVYAKTQNAFDEMSQEVLAELGETIASATSAIERKNALLTTSVTRFEFEIDDPTFVLSRLAQEAECTLSYQGGVQQTDVGSYVFVTVEGAEMDIVEQVAMDLVAIEEVQRVSADGTDGVLRLRLSQPFLALELADHGAVLRSATVDETGTVLVIDVPESVDVRPITDLVTESFSTVDLRSKQTLDRSSTEDLYSRFLERLTDRQLEVLQTAYYSGFFESPRESTGEEVAATLGISPPAFYQHARTVQRKLFSTLFDDIGVPTAPATV
- a CDS encoding MFS transporter; this encodes MTGRPESGTSTVSEELATVESNWKTWGLVGGVSLISTGLAAYEIVPASVTPIIRDSLQIGPTASGFLVGIMFGTAVVASLPAGAVLDRTNTRTAMALAVLTLLVAGVWGWTAGRSGDYRAVIASRAVGGVAYVVVWNAGIDIVSRSVEESRRATAVGVFTASGPIGFALGQGTGPLIAAWFGWPAIFLAFNGVALVGLALFWPTSSGLGCSSSSAPSLTEFGDVLRNRNVWLVGGLGFLGYSLYLFINSWGSSYLTEVVGLSLGVSGLVVALFPAVGILARMSSGALSDQLFAGRRQPVVLGSFFVATPLVIGFTYFRSIAVLVAMLLVAGFAIQLMLGLSFTYVRELVDPRVAATAVAFQTSVGLAGAFLAPIAGGAVVDAAGFDTAFLVAGGLAALGIVLAWWAPEPANQQFG
- a CDS encoding IS5 family transposase, translated to MEVLPKSRLLRFVEQAYHLARRAVARYSSKFSKRRYTLHQHIVLLCLKVRKNTTYRMLLDELIEMPRIRRAIDLEELPSPSTLCKAFNRLDMAVWRVLLNLSVTLLPTNGVVGIDASGFDRSHASKHYTKRTKLTIQQLKVTLLVDTRVNAILDVHVTTTRKHDSKIAPSLIKRNTRRVAVLLGDKGYDDQKIRTLARETGVRPLIKHREFSSLHRAWNARLDAGLYGQRSQNETVNSRLKRKYGAFVRSRYWWKQFRELVVGCLTHNIDKAL
- a CDS encoding PAS domain S-box protein is translated as MEEDTTPREKDKHGADWYRTLVEEVNDLATVVDSDGTITYVSPAVTRVLGYDPDDLIGHEGYEFVHPEDRERNADAMETVLSDPSESETVEVRFRHADGSWRWIEATMRNRLDDDIIDGILLSSRDITERKEYEAEARELAEEYEALLNNVEDAIFLINVEKREESVRFEFERLSPSYERQTGITTEDVQGQTPRDVFGEEQGAELEANYHRCVHAGEPISYQEELRVDEGARFWQTKLAPVVNDGEITRLIGVTRNVTERVERERQLRQQNERLEEFASVVSHDLRNPLNVAQGRATLLAEQVESDHLKPLVRALDRMEAIVEDTLTLARQGDTISETESVSLTDLVGKCWGTVDTEDANIEIVDEMTFEGDPDRLRHVFENLFRNAVEHGGSDVTVRVGCHDEQGIYVEDDGPGIPVEKRDEVFEAGHSSAGGGTGFGLTIVKRIVEAHGWELSVTDGTDGGARFEIEMAEQEEFV